A single genomic interval of Hoplias malabaricus isolate fHopMal1 chromosome 7, fHopMal1.hap1, whole genome shotgun sequence harbors:
- the lrp11 gene encoding low-density lipoprotein receptor-related protein 11 — protein sequence MVARAPGLATLLLLALCVALSSRAASARSSSPASSPLSELKSKISGVEELLEEFREQLQHEHEHEPRPYVNEQVEEEEEEDANDEHERDEGQGACLGRFQAAESRIIRAAASLARGAVFVSAPADARDPAACLQACCAEPRCTVAVTVTEEREEPRHGPRCYLFNCTHRGVSVCAFSPQRGFTAYNRIGNGTVSALRRPAEEEEEEDEGEAWMRELDEPPRCDAGQDVVVQLPTDWAILDGRDSIDDHGIIRYEWALVKGDASVNIKVTHPGLLKLSGLREGTYIFQMTVTDTIGQKSSDNVSITVLAPEHHAEVCTRHCTRYQFMCDDGCCIDISYACDGKQQCPDRSDEDFCQNFDGGRKAVTHTSSAPYQIGEARESQGRVMTPTEPRNTETPIPAIQQKQPSLSQDPCVEPPVVGPCRGVFPRWFYDPQAGECKHFLYGGCKGNRNNFLQQSDCVNKCIQKPAPVNQQATAAPPSTTQANTAAKSPSSEAKPQNPASLPQNPQPVAKAHTVLGGHPPPESGAILPLVLGVIISALLLLMVACRLRLVRHRMKKARPLTTEESDYLINGMYL from the exons ATGGTCGCGCGCGCTCCCGGCCTGGCCACGTTACTGCTGCTCGCGCTGTGCGTGGCGCTTTCATCGCGTGCGGCGAGCGCGCGCTCCTCCTCGCCAGCCTCGTCCCCGCTCTCGGAGCTGAAGAGCAAGATCAGCGGCGTGGAGGAGCTGCTCGAGGAGTTCCGCGAGCAGCTACAGCACGAGCATGAGCACGAGCCGCGGCCTTACGTGAACGagcaggtggaggaggaggaggaagaggacgCTAATGACGAGCACGAACGCGATGAAGGGCAGGGCGCGTGCCTCGGCCGGTTCCAAGCCGCCGAGTCGCGCATCATCCGCGCGGCTGCCTCCCTCGCACGTGGCGCAGTTTTCGTGTCTGCCCCGGCAGATGCGCGCGACCCAGCCGCCTGCCTACAAGCCTGCTGCGCCGAGCCGCGCTGTACGGTGGCGGTGACGGTGACGGAGGAGCGCGAGGAGCCGCGGCACGGCCCACGCTGCTACCTTTTCAACTGCACGCATCGCGGCGTGAGTGTGTGCGCGTTCTCGCCGCAGCGGGGCTTCACCGCCTACAACCGCATCGGGAACGGCACCGTCAGCGCGCTCAGGAGACCCgccgaggaggaggaggaagaggatgaaGGAGAAGCGTGGATGCGAG AGCTGGACGAGCCCCCCCGCTGTGATGCTGGACAGGACGTGGTGGTCCAGCTGCCAACAGACTGGGCCATACTGGACGGCAGGGACAGCATCGATGACCATGGTATCATACGTTATGAATGGGCCCTGGTCAAAGGAGATGCCTCTGTGAACATAAAG GTGACCCACCCAGGACTGCTAAAGCTGAGTGGACTGAGAGAGGGCACCTACATCTTCCAGATGACCGTCACTGATACCATCGGCCAGAAGAGCTCGGACAATGTCTCCATCACTGTACTGGCCCCTGAGCATCATGCTGAAGTGTGCACACGTCACTGCACCCGCTATCAGTTCATGTGCGATGACGGCTGCTGTATTGACATTAGCTACGCGTGTGACGGCAAGCAGCAGTGCCCTGACCGCTCGGACGAAGACTTCTGCCAGAACT TTGATGGAGGTCGCAAGGCAGTGACTCACACGTCCAGCGCCCCCTATCAGATCGGAGAAGCACGAGAGTCACAAGGACGGGTCATGACCCCTACAGAACCACGCAATACAGAGACCCCCATCCCGGCCATACAACAAAAACAGCCTTCGCTGAGCCAAG ACCCCTGTGTAGAGCCCCCGGTGGTGGGCCCCTGTAGAGGTGTGTTCCCACGCTGGTTTTATGACCCACAAGCCGGAGAGTGCAAACACTTCTTGTATGGTGGCTGCAAAGGGAACCGCAACAACTTCCTGCAACAATCCGACTGTGTGAACAAGTGCATCCAGAAACCAG CTCCAGTCAATCAACAAGCCACTGCAGCGCCTCCTTCCACCACACAGGCGAACACAG CTGCCAAGTCTCCCAGCTCTGAAGCCAAACCCCAGAATCCTGCATCACTTCCTCAGAACCCTCAACCAGTGGCTAAAGCTCATACAGTGCTGGGAGGACATCCACCTCCAGAGTCAG GAGCCATCCTGCCCCTGGTCCTGGGGGTGATTATCAGTGCTCTGCTGTTGCTGATGGTGGCCTGCAGATTGCGTCTGGTTCGTCACAGGATGAAGAAAGCTCGCCCACTGACCACAGAAGAGTCCGATTACCTCATTAACGGCATGTACCTGTAG